One region of Verrucomicrobiota bacterium genomic DNA includes:
- a CDS encoding ABC transporter ATP-binding protein, with amino-acid sequence MESSNSLLSVTGLSAGFETDAGFREAVDRVTFSVHQNESVGIVGESGCGKSVTAHSILGLLPKPSGRVSSGSIEFSGVDLATLEEKKLRGVRGKEIGMIFQEPMTALNPVHTVGRQIAECLLIHEMCGKRESYERSLDVLKKVGIPAPEQRMKEYPHQLSGGMRQRVVIAMALVCGPKLMIADEPTTALDVTTQAQILDLLREKKESFSMAMILITHDLGVIAETCDRVVVMYAGRIVEVAPVEELFLNPLHRYTAGLLRSIPSLESRPKTMLPTIPGRVPGLQDLPVGARFAPRSDHPRRDEYLESEDFRTIRPRLIEVRPGHWVEDCDVVRTDR; translated from the coding sequence ATGGAAAGTTCCAACAGTCTTCTCTCCGTGACGGGTCTTTCCGCTGGCTTTGAAACCGATGCGGGATTCCGAGAGGCCGTTGACCGAGTTACCTTTTCGGTTCACCAAAATGAATCGGTTGGAATTGTGGGTGAGTCTGGATGCGGGAAAAGTGTCACCGCTCACAGTATTCTTGGCCTGCTGCCCAAGCCGTCAGGACGGGTATCGAGTGGGAGTATTGAGTTTTCGGGAGTGGACCTTGCCACACTGGAAGAGAAGAAACTGCGAGGGGTGAGGGGAAAGGAGATCGGAATGATTTTTCAAGAGCCTATGACCGCTCTAAATCCCGTCCACACTGTAGGCCGACAAATCGCGGAATGCCTTCTCATCCATGAAATGTGCGGAAAGCGAGAGAGCTACGAACGGTCTCTCGATGTGTTGAAAAAAGTGGGCATCCCTGCACCCGAACAACGAATGAAGGAATACCCCCATCAACTCTCTGGAGGCATGCGTCAAAGGGTAGTCATTGCAATGGCACTGGTCTGCGGGCCGAAACTGATGATTGCAGACGAGCCGACCACCGCACTCGACGTGACGACACAGGCTCAGATACTCGACCTCCTTCGCGAGAAAAAAGAATCTTTCTCAATGGCCATGATACTGATCACTCACGACCTTGGCGTTATCGCGGAAACCTGCGATCGGGTCGTAGTCATGTACGCGGGAAGGATCGTGGAAGTGGCCCCTGTAGAAGAACTCTTTCTAAATCCACTTCATCGGTACACGGCGGGACTTCTCCGCTCCATACCGTCGCTGGAATCTAGACCCAAGACTATGCTTCCGACGATCCCGGGGAGAGTACCGGGACTACAGGATTTACCCGTTGGTGCCCGTTTCGCACCACGCTCTGATCATCCGCGGAGAGACGAATATTTGGAGTCGGAAGATTTCCGAACGATTCGCCCGCGTTTAATTGAAGTCCGGCCCGGTCATTGGGTGGAGGATTGTGATGTAGTGCGCACTGATCGATGA
- a CDS encoding oligopeptide/dipeptide ABC transporter ATP-binding protein, whose translation MKEGVTIENLKVHFPLRGGLIPRVKRVCRAVDDLSLSISPGETLGIVGESGCGKTTLGKAICRLVKPTDGDIRLDGESVLKLRGSSLLGYRREVQMIFQDPAESLNPRQTVGQILEEPLTIHKIGTRKERGMQVAKILDEVGLDANTVDRYPFEFSGGQRQRIGIARALVLRPSLIVCDEAVSALDVSVQSSILNLLLDLQKEHGFAYLFISHDLSVVRHISDRIAVLYLGKVVELTSREKLFSNPKHAYTKALISAIPKADPTAKRDRILLKGDVPSPIDPPPGCAFAYRTYLECSEEQAAIPGEFIEIEPDHWVEAHIGTIEGYEEMRKGG comes from the coding sequence ATGAAAGAGGGCGTAACAATCGAGAATCTTAAGGTGCACTTCCCCTTGCGAGGAGGCCTAATCCCTCGTGTCAAGAGGGTATGCCGGGCCGTGGATGACCTCTCGCTCTCGATAAGCCCCGGAGAAACTCTCGGAATTGTAGGCGAATCGGGATGCGGCAAAACTACGCTCGGTAAAGCCATCTGCCGATTGGTTAAACCCACTGATGGAGACATCCGCTTGGATGGTGAGAGCGTTTTGAAACTTCGTGGCAGCTCCCTTCTTGGTTACCGACGGGAGGTTCAAATGATTTTCCAAGACCCCGCTGAATCGCTGAATCCCCGCCAGACCGTCGGACAGATCCTGGAAGAACCTCTGACCATCCACAAGATTGGGACCCGGAAAGAGAGAGGAATGCAGGTCGCCAAAATTCTGGATGAAGTCGGACTGGATGCCAATACTGTCGACCGTTATCCCTTCGAGTTTTCCGGTGGCCAACGGCAGCGTATAGGAATCGCCAGAGCTCTCGTGTTGAGACCTTCCCTAATTGTTTGCGATGAGGCAGTCTCTGCTTTGGACGTCTCCGTGCAGAGCTCGATTCTAAATCTTCTCTTGGACCTACAAAAGGAACACGGTTTCGCCTATCTATTCATCTCGCATGACTTGTCAGTCGTGCGTCACATATCCGACCGAATTGCCGTCCTTTATCTTGGTAAAGTTGTCGAACTGACGAGTCGCGAGAAACTATTCTCGAATCCAAAACACGCCTACACCAAGGCACTCATATCTGCGATCCCCAAGGCTGATCCAACGGCTAAAAGAGACCGAATCCTTCTTAAGGGCGACGTGCCCTCTCCTATCGACCCACCTCCTGGTTGCGCTTTTGCCTACCGTACTTATCTGGAGTGCTCGGAAGAGCAGGCAGCAATCCCCGGCGAGTTTATCGAGATCGAACCTGATCACTGGGTTGAGGCGCATATTGGAACTATTGAGGGGTATGAAGAGATGCGGAAAGGAGGATGA
- the argA gene encoding amino-acid N-acetyltransferase: MSAHQIHHSTVDAEAPIKPADLRGILKYVPMFRGHTFVISVDGSVVAHENFRNLLMDLAVFRSLNIRVVLVHGVGQQIRSLGEERGIAVEDAYGSGPTNDDVLHLAVEASGQVSAHILSQFTELGISCAVPNAVRATVKGIIRGEDYQRTGKVEKVDSQMLTQLLDSGITPLISPVNASRSGSILRVNSDWIAAEVASALKASKLIFLTSHPGLTVHGESLLNIPAEVLRETVSRGPEAIPSELHSKVAASLTALEEGTPRAHILDGRVFGALLTEVFDKVGLGTMIHSNEYDEIRQAESSDLYSLYNLIQNAASSDAVRERSLESIRDSIEDFFLYEIDGSLVACASMISYPAEQDGEIASVFVQPFYQGRGVGLKMVNYAERKAKAKGLKRLFALSTQSFAFFRDACGYEEASEDDLPGSRRDLVHSEARKPVVLVKNLS, encoded by the coding sequence ATGAGTGCACACCAGATTCATCATTCTACAGTCGACGCGGAAGCTCCGATCAAGCCGGCTGACTTGCGGGGAATCCTCAAGTATGTCCCGATGTTTCGCGGTCACACGTTCGTTATCTCAGTCGATGGGAGCGTGGTGGCCCACGAGAATTTTCGGAACTTATTGATGGATCTTGCGGTCTTTCGGAGCCTGAACATCCGAGTGGTTCTTGTTCATGGGGTTGGGCAACAGATCCGTTCTCTTGGGGAAGAACGTGGTATAGCGGTAGAGGATGCATATGGGTCGGGACCGACAAACGATGATGTTCTCCATTTAGCAGTCGAAGCCTCAGGGCAGGTAAGCGCCCACATTCTCTCTCAATTTACCGAGCTCGGTATCAGTTGTGCGGTGCCGAATGCCGTTCGGGCAACCGTTAAAGGAATCATTCGGGGAGAGGACTATCAGCGGACCGGCAAAGTGGAGAAAGTGGACAGCCAAATGCTGACTCAGCTTCTCGACTCTGGTATCACGCCGCTCATAAGTCCCGTAAACGCCTCCAGAAGCGGAAGTATTCTCCGCGTGAATTCTGATTGGATTGCAGCCGAAGTCGCTTCCGCTTTGAAAGCTTCCAAGCTCATTTTCCTGACCTCGCACCCAGGGCTCACGGTTCATGGCGAGTCTCTTCTCAACATACCCGCTGAGGTTCTTCGGGAAACGGTTTCGAGGGGACCGGAAGCTATACCGAGCGAGCTTCATTCTAAGGTTGCGGCATCTCTCACTGCTCTTGAAGAAGGGACACCTCGTGCTCACATTCTCGACGGAAGGGTATTTGGCGCACTCTTAACCGAGGTATTTGACAAGGTTGGCCTCGGTACAATGATTCATAGCAATGAATACGATGAAATTCGCCAAGCAGAATCCAGCGACCTTTATTCGCTCTACAATTTGATCCAAAATGCGGCTTCCAGTGACGCAGTGCGCGAACGTTCCCTCGAATCCATCCGAGATTCTATCGAAGATTTTTTCCTTTATGAGATCGACGGTAGTCTGGTTGCGTGTGCTTCGATGATTTCCTACCCTGCTGAACAGGATGGCGAGATCGCGAGCGTATTTGTCCAACCTTTTTACCAGGGACGTGGGGTCGGATTGAAGATGGTAAATTATGCGGAACGCAAAGCAAAGGCGAAGGGACTCAAGAGGCTTTTTGCTTTGAGCACTCAGAGTTTCGCATTTTTCCGCGACGCTTGCGGCTACGAAGAAGCTTCGGAAGATGATTTGCCCGGTTCCCGGCGGGACCTCGTTCACTCGGAAGCTCGGAAGCCAGTGGTTCTCGTCAAGAACCTCAGTTAG
- a CDS encoding MBL fold metallo-hydrolase translates to MKAGNLSATHTESSTMFLTDLNRDGGIGSNSTLVEIGPFRILVDAGLHPKKKGREAMPRFDQIRDVALDLIILTHCHLDHLGTLPVVARQHPNAEIWMSRESSVLAPRMMRNSVRVMSRQREEEDVPEYPLFTDGEVRMLEERFTAVPVDRINQLHANGETLDVEFFHAGHVPGAVSVLLRYKKESILFSGDILFTDQHILPGAEVGEPVDINTLVLETTRGMTSRSVGASRSEEVERLVSTVSETIRHGGSVLLPVFALGRMQEIFSVLHEAFRTQAIPECPVFASGLGMDLANYFDLLSRKNSALQFRKRILKDMNVRKIPKDIRPGKNPPGPAIYVVSSGMVVANTPSYHLAAAMVGESSNTICFVGYCDPEAPGYDILSAGHGVDILFKEIDFVATCRAKVEKFDLSSHADREELLDYAIRMNPGTVVLTHGDPEARAWFEEELYASVLDSRIIDPEPLERVHC, encoded by the coding sequence ATGAAGGCAGGTAATCTTTCGGCTACCCATACTGAATCATCCACTATGTTTCTTACCGATTTGAATCGAGACGGCGGAATTGGCTCTAACAGCACACTCGTCGAGATCGGACCTTTTCGTATCTTGGTGGATGCTGGCTTACACCCGAAGAAGAAAGGTAGAGAAGCAATGCCGCGCTTTGATCAAATCAGAGACGTTGCTTTGGACCTGATCATTCTTACGCACTGCCACCTCGATCACCTCGGCACTCTTCCGGTGGTCGCTCGTCAACATCCGAACGCAGAGATTTGGATGTCGCGTGAGTCGTCGGTTCTCGCACCTCGGATGATGCGTAACTCCGTCCGAGTGATGAGCCGTCAGCGCGAGGAGGAGGATGTCCCCGAGTATCCACTTTTCACGGATGGAGAAGTCAGGATGCTAGAGGAAAGGTTCACAGCGGTTCCGGTAGACCGGATCAATCAGCTCCACGCAAATGGAGAGACCCTTGACGTTGAGTTTTTTCATGCGGGGCACGTTCCCGGTGCAGTCAGCGTTCTCTTACGGTATAAAAAAGAGTCGATTCTATTCTCGGGCGATATCTTGTTTACCGACCAACACATCCTACCCGGAGCGGAGGTCGGTGAGCCTGTTGACATCAATACCTTAGTCCTGGAGACGACGCGGGGAATGACCAGTCGCTCAGTAGGAGCAAGTCGTTCCGAGGAAGTGGAACGCCTTGTCAGTACGGTTTCCGAAACGATCCGCCATGGTGGTTCGGTCCTATTGCCCGTGTTCGCTCTCGGACGTATGCAGGAAATCTTCTCCGTTCTCCATGAAGCGTTTCGGACACAAGCCATTCCTGAGTGTCCTGTTTTTGCTTCCGGCCTTGGAATGGACCTTGCCAACTACTTCGATCTTCTTTCCCGGAAAAACAGCGCATTGCAGTTTCGGAAGCGGATTTTGAAAGACATGAATGTCCGGAAGATTCCCAAGGATATCCGACCCGGCAAAAACCCTCCCGGACCTGCGATCTATGTCGTCAGTAGTGGAATGGTCGTAGCCAACACTCCCTCTTACCACCTCGCTGCTGCGATGGTCGGAGAGTCCTCAAACACCATTTGTTTCGTTGGTTACTGTGACCCTGAGGCACCTGGATACGATATTCTATCGGCCGGACATGGGGTTGATATCCTGTTCAAAGAAATTGATTTCGTCGCGACCTGCCGTGCCAAGGTTGAGAAATTTGATCTGAGCAGCCATGCCGATCGCGAGGAGCTTCTCGACTATGCCATCAGAATGAATCCGGGAACTGTCGTGCTCACGCATGGCGACCCGGAGGCAAGGGCCTGGTTCGAGGAGGAGTTGTACGCCAGCGTCCTCGACAGCCGAATCATTGACCCGGAGCCACTTGAGCGTGTCCATTGCTAA
- a CDS encoding deaminase, which produces MSIAKGQMVDSGVDENSESFLAEVSALVSARPGRPSWDEYFMATSLLIASRSPCERLHVGCVLVSGGTHKNRIIAAGYNGFLPSSPHLSRVRDGHEQGTVHAEQNAIADAARRGISVQGATAYISHFPCIQCAKVLAAAGIQKIKYFYDYRNDPMVTEILEESGIILESLSSNG; this is translated from the coding sequence GTGTCCATTGCTAAGGGTCAGATGGTCGATTCAGGTGTAGATGAGAACTCGGAGAGCTTTCTGGCTGAGGTTTCTGCTTTGGTTTCCGCTCGTCCGGGGCGGCCGTCATGGGATGAATATTTCATGGCCACCTCGTTGTTGATCGCAAGTCGATCTCCCTGCGAGAGGCTTCATGTTGGCTGTGTTCTGGTTTCCGGGGGAACCCACAAGAACCGTATCATAGCGGCGGGCTACAATGGTTTTTTACCGAGCTCACCCCACCTTTCGCGAGTTCGTGACGGTCACGAACAGGGAACCGTGCACGCCGAGCAAAACGCCATTGCGGATGCAGCCAGACGCGGCATCTCCGTCCAGGGAGCCACTGCCTACATCAGTCATTTTCCATGCATCCAATGTGCAAAAGTCCTTGCTGCTGCAGGTATCCAGAAAATCAAGTATTTCTACGACTACCGAAACGACCCTATGGTAACGGAAATTCTTGAAGAATCCGGGATCATCCTAGAGAGTCTAAGTAGCAATGGATAG
- a CDS encoding YqgE/AlgH family protein, whose amino-acid sequence MDSTPRFNSLSGLSGSLLVAHPSLQDPNFEKTVILLPVHSDDSGALGVILNRPTGQTLGEMYPEQHFEKLAHIQIFEGGPVDHSQLILTAWKWDQEENSHKMFFGITSEHALNLIEGDDPVTVRAYLGYAGWSAGQLEAELQAQSWITKPIATEVLDQDGNPALWNQLTDDSLAQNEVDLSSEASDDDELLPRPPEDLDFN is encoded by the coding sequence ATGGATAGCACACCACGATTCAACAGTCTTTCCGGTCTATCGGGATCGCTGCTCGTGGCGCACCCGTCACTCCAAGACCCTAATTTCGAAAAGACGGTAATCCTTTTGCCGGTTCACTCCGACGACAGTGGAGCCCTTGGCGTAATCTTGAACAGGCCTACTGGTCAGACTCTAGGGGAAATGTATCCGGAGCAACACTTTGAGAAGCTCGCCCATATTCAGATTTTTGAGGGTGGGCCCGTCGATCACAGTCAGCTCATCCTGACCGCTTGGAAGTGGGATCAGGAAGAGAATTCACATAAGATGTTTTTCGGGATCACCAGTGAACACGCCCTCAATCTCATCGAGGGTGATGATCCAGTAACGGTGCGAGCCTACCTCGGATATGCTGGGTGGAGTGCCGGTCAGTTGGAAGCTGAGCTTCAAGCCCAATCGTGGATCACCAAGCCAATCGCCACTGAAGTCCTGGACCAAGACGGAAACCCGGCACTTTGGAACCAGCTTACCGATGACTCGTTGGCCCAGAACGAGGTGGATCTTTCCTCCGAGGCATCCGACGATGACGAGTTACTGCCCCGTCCGCCCGAGGATCTAGATTTTAATTGA